A stretch of Paludisphaera borealis DNA encodes these proteins:
- a CDS encoding leucine-rich repeat domain-containing protein, which translates to MVRSAMCWWLAGLGVALASPSASADDGPDAALGARCVRNAAGETIGVDLSDSWVTDADLAKLARLPRLESVNLAYTKITDQGLEHLAPLTNVKTLDLYYAEFVTDEGIAHLKHWKNLEHLNLRGTKVTSTLFEHIAQMTNLRFLDVGHSRVNDDSFELLESLDHLEHLAFGGNKMSGAALSTLKSLPALKELSVSGQQRTDSGLWSVAVTDFNIGQIAQLAQLKVLDLGETNVSDRGVAELARLKNLRTLDLRATRVTSKGISALSGLPRLRRLKLWKAKGIDDAAVPVFLKMESLEVLELPETSVTAKGLTQLSAKKGLKQLFIGGGDVTPEQAQTLRDALPGCLVSWWKKPAIASPEPRRGGN; encoded by the coding sequence ATGGTTCGCAGCGCGATGTGTTGGTGGCTTGCGGGGCTTGGCGTGGCCTTGGCGTCGCCGTCCGCCTCGGCCGACGACGGTCCCGACGCCGCGCTCGGCGCGCGTTGCGTCCGCAACGCCGCCGGAGAAACGATCGGCGTCGATCTGAGCGACTCCTGGGTGACGGACGCCGACCTGGCGAAGCTGGCGCGGCTGCCGCGACTGGAGAGCGTCAACCTGGCTTATACGAAGATCACCGACCAGGGCCTGGAGCACCTGGCCCCGCTGACGAACGTGAAAACGCTCGACCTGTACTATGCGGAGTTCGTCACCGACGAGGGGATCGCCCACCTGAAGCACTGGAAAAACCTCGAACACCTGAACCTGCGCGGCACGAAGGTGACCAGCACGCTGTTCGAGCACATCGCGCAGATGACAAATCTCCGATTCCTCGACGTCGGCCACAGCCGGGTCAATGACGACTCCTTCGAGCTGCTGGAGAGCCTCGATCACCTCGAACATCTCGCGTTCGGCGGAAACAAGATGAGCGGGGCCGCGCTGTCGACTCTGAAGTCGCTCCCCGCGCTCAAGGAACTGAGCGTCTCCGGCCAGCAGCGGACCGACTCGGGCCTCTGGAGCGTCGCCGTGACGGACTTCAACATCGGCCAGATCGCGCAACTTGCTCAGTTGAAAGTTCTCGATCTGGGCGAGACCAATGTGTCGGATCGAGGCGTCGCGGAGCTGGCTCGCTTGAAGAACCTGCGGACGCTGGACCTCCGGGCGACCCGGGTGACCAGTAAGGGAATATCGGCTCTCAGCGGCTTGCCCAGGCTGCGGCGGCTGAAGCTCTGGAAAGCCAAAGGCATCGACGACGCGGCGGTTCCCGTCTTCCTGAAGATGGAATCCTTGGAGGTCCTCGAACTGCCGGAGACGAGCGTCACCGCGAAAGGGCTGACGCAGCTCTCCGCGAAAAAGGGCCTGAAACAGCTCTTCATCGGCGGCGGCGACGTCACGCCAGAGCAGGCCCAGACGCTCCGCGACGCCTTGCCGGGTTGCCTGGTGAGTTGGTGGAAGAAGCCGGCGATCGCGAGCCCCGAGCCGAGGCGCGGCGGCAATTGA
- a CDS encoding Gfo/Idh/MocA family protein, which translates to MTRTTRRQFFEESMIATAAAVAVGSNVPRTQAQETKRASANDTIRHAVIGCRTRGRVHAADFGRQKGVEIAYVCDPDRQLADELAASVEKATGRRPKAVQDLRVIFDDKSVDTVSIAAPNHWHALAAIWAMQAGKHVYVEKPVSHNVSEGRRIVQVADKTGRLCQTGTQNRSNTALAAAAEFIREGKLGDVTFARTIVYGERGSIGPRGTYTVPKNVDYNLFMGPAADVPLTRPNLHYDWHWVWNTGNGELGNNNIHYVDICRWLMDLNGLGDSVLSIGGRLGYEDAGETPNTQMVAHTFGKATIVQEVRGLKTDPFSSKFKAGHVIHGTEGFVAESSLFDRDGNLVRTFEGRPEDHFVNFIQAVRNGRRGDLKADIREGHQSTALCHVGNISQRLGQPEGVKEIARRIEDSKLNAEVGKTFEKMTKHLRDNGVDLERYKLTVGPLLRIDSEREAFSNNPDADALLTREYRRPFVVPTEGQV; encoded by the coding sequence ATGACGCGCACCACTCGACGGCAGTTCTTCGAGGAATCGATGATCGCGACGGCGGCCGCCGTGGCCGTGGGTTCGAACGTCCCGCGAACGCAGGCGCAGGAAACGAAGCGAGCCTCGGCCAATGATACGATCCGGCACGCGGTGATCGGCTGCCGGACGCGCGGGCGCGTGCACGCCGCGGATTTCGGCCGGCAAAAGGGGGTCGAGATCGCCTACGTCTGCGATCCCGATCGTCAGCTCGCCGACGAGCTGGCCGCTTCGGTCGAGAAGGCCACCGGCCGCCGGCCGAAGGCCGTCCAGGACCTGCGTGTGATCTTCGACGACAAGTCGGTGGACACGGTCTCGATCGCCGCGCCGAACCACTGGCACGCGCTCGCGGCGATCTGGGCGATGCAGGCCGGCAAGCACGTGTACGTCGAGAAGCCGGTCAGCCACAACGTTTCCGAGGGGCGGCGGATCGTGCAGGTGGCGGACAAGACCGGCCGGCTCTGCCAGACGGGGACGCAGAATCGCTCCAACACCGCCCTCGCCGCGGCCGCCGAGTTCATCCGCGAGGGGAAGCTCGGCGACGTGACGTTCGCGCGGACCATCGTCTACGGAGAACGCGGGAGCATCGGCCCGCGCGGGACGTACACGGTTCCCAAGAACGTGGATTACAACCTGTTCATGGGACCGGCCGCCGACGTCCCGCTCACGCGCCCGAACCTTCACTACGACTGGCACTGGGTCTGGAACACCGGCAACGGCGAGCTGGGGAACAACAACATCCACTATGTGGACATCTGCCGCTGGCTGATGGACCTCAACGGCCTGGGAGACTCGGTGCTCAGCATCGGCGGTCGGCTGGGGTACGAGGACGCGGGCGAGACGCCCAACACGCAGATGGTCGCCCACACTTTCGGGAAGGCCACGATCGTGCAAGAGGTCCGGGGGCTGAAGACCGATCCCTTCAGCTCGAAGTTCAAGGCCGGCCACGTCATCCACGGCACGGAAGGCTTCGTCGCCGAGTCGTCCCTGTTCGATCGAGACGGCAACCTCGTCCGCACTTTTGAAGGCCGACCCGAGGACCACTTCGTCAATTTCATCCAGGCGGTCCGTAATGGTCGGCGGGGCGACCTCAAGGCCGACATCCGCGAGGGCCACCAGTCGACCGCGCTCTGCCACGTCGGCAACATCTCGCAGCGCCTGGGACAGCCCGAGGGTGTGAAGGAGATTGCGCGACGGATCGAGGATTCCAAACTCAACGCGGAGGTGGGGAAAACGTTCGAGAAGATGACGAAGCATCTCCGCGACAACGGGGTCGACCTGGAACGCTACAAGCTGACCGTCGGCCCACTCTTGCGGATCGATTCCGAGCGGGAGGCATTCTCGAACAACCCGGACGCCGATGCCTTGCTGACCCGCGAATACCGCCGCCCGTTCGTGGTGCCGACGGAGGGCCAGGTGTGA
- a CDS encoding acetylxylan esterase — MMNHLAIVLALVGSLPDAWFNDPILPPDVAKNAMRRWVDAQLVPLPLAEGTSIRDWEARRAAIREALLDVIGLRGVWPPSWPLQARVGETLRRDGYTIEKLTYESWPGMAVPALLYVPDRIPPEKAPGVASISGHHYKASKAADFVQARNVNLVRRGCVVLSYDYMNCFERNTGGDGDGHDPVPHGGGNDHGISDFSFSERCPTALEILDARRALDVLAARPEVDADRLGFTGESGGSNSTYWITALDDRVKLSVPVCSVSTFDYWIDNDRNWDWHQRPPGARRVADIGVLLALHAPRPTLIVTSKRRTDDLEFPWEEAERSYRWAKRVYELHGAGDKITHVESPTRHGYQADKREELYAWVERELLHAPSGVNGDLPVTPEPLETLRVGLPAGNKTYHDVYREWVAEIPVPHAPGTREDAAAHAAKTRPALAKKLGLPTGLKPPTIRAVRDAEAGGVRTTFHAIETEPGITIPVAEFRPAGAGPLPVVLIVGERAQSRAEVESALAAGKAALVVEPRGTGEVDWGGRRTDNAAWFLGRPRVGQEAFDVLRVAELWRTRRDAASISLKGDGRWGKAVLFAAALAPEIAAVAASLPPTDRAQFEAGGRSALAEAPGLLAVGDLPQIASLVAPRPCALRVPDVGPYDWTRAAYHALGSEALTVSAAKSP; from the coding sequence ATGATGAACCACCTCGCGATCGTTCTCGCCCTGGTCGGCAGCCTCCCGGACGCGTGGTTCAACGACCCCATCCTTCCGCCCGACGTGGCCAAGAACGCGATGCGGCGCTGGGTCGACGCCCAGCTCGTTCCGCTCCCGCTCGCGGAGGGCACCTCTATCCGCGACTGGGAGGCTCGGCGCGCGGCGATCCGCGAGGCGCTGCTGGACGTCATCGGCCTGCGGGGGGTCTGGCCGCCGTCGTGGCCGCTCCAGGCGCGCGTCGGGGAGACCCTCCGGCGCGACGGCTACACGATCGAGAAGTTGACTTACGAGAGCTGGCCCGGCATGGCGGTCCCCGCCCTCCTTTACGTGCCCGACCGGATTCCGCCGGAGAAGGCGCCGGGCGTCGCCAGCATCAGCGGGCACCACTACAAGGCGAGCAAGGCGGCCGATTTCGTGCAGGCCCGGAACGTCAATCTGGTCCGGCGCGGCTGCGTGGTGCTGTCGTACGACTACATGAACTGCTTCGAGCGGAACACCGGCGGCGACGGCGACGGCCACGACCCGGTCCCGCACGGCGGCGGCAACGACCACGGCATCAGCGATTTCTCGTTCAGCGAGCGGTGCCCGACGGCGCTTGAGATCCTCGACGCCCGCCGCGCGCTCGACGTCCTGGCGGCTCGGCCCGAGGTCGACGCGGACCGGCTCGGGTTCACGGGAGAATCCGGCGGCTCGAACTCGACCTACTGGATCACCGCCCTCGACGACCGCGTCAAGCTCAGCGTCCCGGTCTGCTCGGTCTCGACCTTCGACTACTGGATCGACAACGACCGCAACTGGGACTGGCACCAGCGGCCGCCGGGGGCCCGACGGGTCGCCGACATCGGCGTCCTCCTGGCCCTCCACGCCCCGAGGCCGACGCTCATCGTGACCTCGAAGCGACGGACCGACGACCTGGAGTTCCCCTGGGAAGAGGCCGAACGCTCCTACCGATGGGCGAAGAGGGTCTATGAACTCCATGGGGCAGGGGACAAGATCACGCACGTCGAGTCGCCCACCCGCCACGGCTATCAGGCCGACAAGCGCGAAGAGCTTTACGCCTGGGTCGAGCGGGAACTGCTCCACGCTCCGAGCGGGGTCAATGGCGATCTGCCGGTCACGCCCGAGCCGCTTGAAACCCTCCGGGTCGGCCTCCCCGCCGGAAACAAGACGTACCACGACGTCTACCGCGAATGGGTCGCCGAGATCCCGGTTCCTCACGCCCCCGGAACCCGCGAAGACGCCGCCGCCCACGCCGCCAAGACGCGTCCCGCGCTGGCGAAGAAGCTCGGCCTGCCGACCGGGCTGAAGCCGCCGACCATCCGGGCCGTCCGGGACGCCGAGGCGGGGGGCGTCCGTACCACGTTCCACGCGATCGAGACCGAGCCCGGCATCACGATCCCCGTGGCCGAGTTCCGGCCGGCCGGCGCGGGGCCGCTGCCCGTCGTGCTCATCGTCGGCGAGCGGGCCCAGTCGCGCGCCGAGGTCGAGTCGGCTCTGGCCGCCGGAAAGGCCGCGCTGGTGGTCGAGCCGCGCGGAACCGGCGAGGTGGATTGGGGAGGCCGCCGCACCGACAACGCCGCCTGGTTCCTCGGCCGGCCCCGCGTCGGCCAGGAGGCGTTCGACGTCCTCCGCGTCGCCGAGTTGTGGAGGACCCGCCGCGACGCCGCCTCGATCTCGCTCAAGGGCGACGGCCGTTGGGGCAAGGCCGTGCTGTTCGCCGCCGCGCTGGCCCCGGAGATCGCCGCCGTCGCCGCCAGCCTCCCTCCGACCGACCGCGCCCAGTTCGAGGCCGGCGGACGCTCGGCCCTGGCCGAAGCGCCCGGCTTGCTCGCCGTCGGCGACCTGCCGCAGATCGCCAGCCTCGTCGCCCCACGCCCGTGCGCGTTGCGCGTCCCCGACGTCGGCCCGTACGACTGGACCCGCGCCGCCTACCACGCCCTCGGCTCCGAGGCTCTCACGGTCTCGGCGGCCAAATCCCCGTGA